A genomic region of uncultured Roseibium sp. contains the following coding sequences:
- a CDS encoding tripartite tricarboxylate transporter TctB family protein, translated as MTLNRDFFVAVFFLVLVAVMYAATYSLPEPMFNQLASWTWPRIILIPLGALSIVLLVQSQTSGLEAATVSDLKGWFRDNTNPFLCFALFFGFLYLMPLLGMLLGGLLYVFLTLCVLGGWQPRQMAVHIAIAAVFVVGMWSIFSLALGVVLPEGTILRVY; from the coding sequence ATGACCTTGAATCGCGATTTTTTCGTTGCGGTTTTCTTCCTCGTGCTTGTCGCGGTGATGTACGCGGCGACCTACTCGCTGCCCGAGCCGATGTTCAACCAGCTGGCCTCCTGGACCTGGCCGAGGATTATCCTGATACCGCTCGGCGCCCTGTCGATCGTGCTGCTGGTCCAGTCCCAGACGTCCGGTCTCGAGGCTGCGACGGTCTCGGACCTCAAAGGCTGGTTCAGGGATAACACCAACCCCTTTCTTTGCTTCGCGCTTTTCTTCGGTTTCCTCTACCTGATGCCTCTCCTCGGCATGCTTTTGGGCGGGTTGCTCTATGTGTTCCTGACGCTGTGTGTCCTTGGAGGATGGCAGCCGCGCCAGATGGCGGTGCACATCGCGATCGCGGCCGTATTCGTTGTCGGCATGTGGTCGATATTCTCCCTTGCGCTGGGTGTTGTTCTGCCCGAGGGCACCATTCTCAGGGTCTACTGA
- a CDS encoding tripartite tricarboxylate transporter permease: MFENIALAAPELFTLTTMMLMLAGTFAGLLAGAVPGFTIAMAVVLVLPFTFSMTPVQGLATMIAVYVGGLSGGLMSGILTGIPGTPSSVATTFDGYPLARSGKPGLALGIGIWSSFFGGVFAAIVLMLVAPQLALIGLEFQPVDYFSLIIFALTVTASLAGDQMVKGLMSGLLGLLVATVGSDVVFGQPRFTFGIDVAEQGFAFLPVLVGIFAFGRLLGDVKSREKAHQPLGGEAHAVHIDYLGAAREVLRRWGNVLRSSAIGVFVGVLPAAGSTISNVLAYDQAKKTSKEHDQFGKGAVDGIIAPEAANNATAGGALIVMMALGLPGDIMTAIMLGALLIHDVIPSPSFITDEPTIAYAIFLAFFVANFMMLALQSVTVRGFVLITKVKLYMLAAVILFYCALGMFALNNVTWDMWTLFFFGIVGFLMRALGFPIVPLVLGVVLGGIAEARLSQVFARSDDVMVFLSRPWSLFFLLLACFSIFFPLYQKHRGKAAWTRFYPSLLLVVMAYPVFLMPGTIRPVLAAGMVVAGIGLAVLQLRRGRAPQTTK; the protein is encoded by the coding sequence ATGTTTGAGAACATCGCACTCGCGGCCCCGGAACTGTTCACGCTGACAACGATGATGCTGATGCTGGCGGGCACCTTTGCCGGTCTCCTTGCCGGTGCCGTTCCCGGTTTCACGATTGCAATGGCCGTCGTGCTGGTGCTGCCCTTCACGTTTTCAATGACACCCGTACAGGGCCTTGCGACCATGATCGCCGTCTATGTCGGCGGTCTGTCGGGTGGTCTGATGTCCGGGATCCTGACGGGCATTCCCGGCACGCCGTCTTCCGTCGCCACGACCTTTGACGGCTACCCGCTCGCGCGATCGGGAAAACCGGGACTGGCTCTCGGCATCGGCATCTGGTCCAGCTTTTTCGGAGGGGTGTTCGCGGCGATCGTTCTGATGCTGGTGGCCCCGCAGCTGGCGCTCATCGGACTTGAGTTTCAACCGGTCGACTATTTTTCGCTGATCATCTTTGCCCTGACCGTGACGGCCAGCCTGGCCGGCGACCAGATGGTCAAGGGACTGATGTCCGGTCTCCTTGGCCTGCTTGTTGCCACCGTCGGCTCGGATGTGGTTTTCGGTCAGCCCCGGTTCACCTTCGGCATTGACGTCGCCGAACAGGGATTTGCCTTCCTGCCGGTGCTGGTCGGGATCTTCGCGTTCGGACGCCTTCTGGGGGACGTGAAGAGCCGCGAAAAGGCGCACCAGCCGCTTGGCGGTGAAGCCCATGCGGTTCATATCGATTATCTGGGCGCGGCGCGCGAGGTCCTGCGCAGATGGGGCAACGTGCTCCGCTCGTCGGCAATTGGTGTCTTCGTCGGCGTCCTTCCCGCCGCCGGGAGCACGATCTCGAACGTCCTTGCCTACGACCAGGCGAAGAAGACGTCAAAGGAACACGACCAGTTCGGCAAGGGTGCGGTCGACGGGATCATCGCACCGGAAGCGGCAAACAACGCCACGGCAGGCGGCGCTCTGATCGTGATGATGGCGCTCGGCCTGCCGGGCGATATCATGACGGCGATCATGCTGGGTGCACTGCTGATCCACGATGTCATCCCCAGCCCGTCCTTCATCACCGACGAACCGACGATCGCATATGCGATTTTCCTGGCCTTTTTCGTTGCCAATTTCATGATGCTCGCGCTGCAATCGGTCACCGTGCGCGGCTTCGTCCTGATTACCAAGGTCAAGCTTTACATGCTGGCGGCGGTGATCCTGTTCTACTGCGCCCTCGGCATGTTCGCCCTGAACAACGTCACCTGGGACATGTGGACGCTGTTCTTCTTCGGCATTGTCGGCTTCCTGATGCGCGCGCTCGGATTTCCGATCGTTCCGCTGGTGCTTGGGGTCGTGCTCGGAGGCATTGCAGAGGCCAGGCTGTCACAGGTCTTTGCGCGCTCCGACGATGTCATGGTGTTCCTGAGCCGGCCATGGTCGCTGTTTTTCCTTTTGCTCGCCTGTTTCTCGATTTTCTTTCCGCTCTATCAGAAGCATCGCGGCAAGGCGGCATGGACCCGGTTTTACCCGTCGCTCCTGCTGGTGGTGATGGCCTACCCGGTCTTTCTGATGCCGGGCACGATCAGGCCGGTGCTTGCCGCCGGGATGGTCGTGGCCGGAATTGGACTGGCCGTTCTTCAACTGCGTCGCGGTCGTGCGCCGCAAACAACCAAATAG
- a CDS encoding SDR family oxidoreductase — protein sequence MDLGIKGRSALVLGASQGLGAAIARKLAEEGADLILAARNGEALQANAQQLTREFGTRASTVSVDLSDPAAVAAFAARIRDEFQPDMLVANAGGPPPSVSTGVAPEVWQGSAQTLLFSIIQVIEAAVEPMKAKEWGRILAIGSSGVIQPIPNLAVSNTIRGAVAGFCKTLSAEVAGSGITVNMILPGKIDTARVGQLDTARAGREGKTLEQVRTEIAASLPIKRYGKPEEFASVAAFLLSEPAGYVTGQMTRVDGGMIRSL from the coding sequence ATGGATCTTGGTATCAAAGGCAGGTCAGCTCTTGTGCTGGGCGCCTCCCAGGGACTGGGGGCAGCAATTGCGCGCAAACTGGCTGAAGAGGGTGCAGATCTCATTCTCGCAGCCAGAAACGGGGAGGCGCTCCAGGCAAATGCTCAACAGCTGACGCGAGAGTTCGGAACAAGAGCCAGCACCGTTTCCGTCGATCTTTCCGATCCCGCCGCGGTCGCGGCATTTGCCGCGCGCATACGCGACGAATTCCAGCCGGACATGCTGGTCGCCAACGCCGGTGGACCGCCCCCGTCGGTGTCGACCGGCGTCGCACCGGAAGTGTGGCAAGGGTCGGCCCAGACGCTCCTCTTTTCGATCATCCAGGTGATCGAGGCGGCCGTGGAGCCCATGAAGGCGAAGGAATGGGGCAGGATCCTTGCAATCGGGTCGAGCGGCGTGATCCAGCCCATTCCGAATCTGGCGGTGTCGAACACCATCCGTGGAGCGGTTGCAGGTTTCTGCAAGACCCTGTCGGCCGAGGTCGCGGGCAGCGGCATAACGGTCAACATGATCCTGCCGGGAAAAATCGACACCGCGCGCGTCGGCCAGCTGGACACGGCGCGCGCCGGACGCGAAGGCAAGACACTGGAACAGGTTCGCACGGAAATCGCGGCGTCGCTGCCGATCAAGCGCTACGGCAAGCCGGAAGAATTCGCTTCGGTCGCCGCTTTTCTTCTTTCCGAGCCGGCCGGATATGTGACCGGCCAGATGACCCGCGTTGACGGCGGAATGATCCGGAGCCTCTGA
- a CDS encoding thiamine pyrophosphate-binding protein: MSNHDPKSGAASYLERHGGRILADQLAILGAEKLFCVPGESFLELLDGLYDHRDQVEVITCRHESGASNMADAYAKLTGKPGICAVTRGPGATNACNGVHTAFQDSSPMIVLIGQVARTMMDREAFQEMDYRRMFGEMAKWVAQIDDVSRIPEYLSRAWHVATSGRPGPVVLALPEDVLSDRAGVRDARPAHPVRSAPDAAEMNRFGELLSQAKRPLLVLGGPGWSADAADLAARVARHLDLPVVTSFRCQDYIDNAHPNYGGVIGIAPNPALRRKIREEADLLITIGSRFGEMTTQGYSLIDSPVPQMRFVHVHPGPDELGHVYAPDLPIVSAPDTFLQAMLDLPAGTGGWPDWTAGFRADYDAFLVPTDVPGELNMAEVIRHASTSLPADTIYTNGAGNYTVWLHRFHNHLKYRTQLAPTSGSMGYAVPAAIAAKLQHRDRTVVCLAGDGCFLMTAQEMATAARYGLPIIYLVVNNGMYGTIRMHQERHHPGRVMSTDLTNPDFVTYAKAFGVPGEAITRTDQFAGALDRARQSETGYLIELRVDPEALTPTQSLSAARKQGEATHKG, from the coding sequence ATGTCGAACCACGATCCGAAATCAGGTGCCGCGTCATATCTGGAGCGGCATGGCGGCCGCATCCTGGCGGACCAGCTTGCGATACTGGGGGCGGAAAAGCTCTTCTGTGTTCCGGGCGAGAGCTTTCTGGAACTGCTGGATGGATTGTATGACCATCGGGACCAGGTCGAGGTGATCACGTGCCGGCACGAAAGCGGTGCATCCAACATGGCCGATGCCTACGCGAAACTGACGGGCAAACCCGGCATCTGCGCGGTCACACGCGGCCCAGGCGCCACCAATGCCTGCAACGGGGTGCACACGGCGTTTCAGGACAGCTCTCCGATGATTGTGCTGATCGGACAGGTTGCCCGGACGATGATGGACCGGGAAGCCTTTCAGGAAATGGACTACCGGCGCATGTTCGGGGAAATGGCAAAATGGGTTGCCCAGATCGATGATGTTTCCCGGATACCGGAATACCTGTCCCGCGCCTGGCATGTGGCGACGTCAGGCAGGCCGGGCCCCGTGGTTCTCGCCCTTCCCGAAGATGTTCTGTCAGATCGTGCCGGCGTCCGGGATGCGCGGCCGGCACACCCGGTTCGCAGCGCTCCCGATGCTGCGGAAATGAACCGTTTCGGTGAGCTGCTCAGCCAGGCCAAGCGTCCGCTTCTGGTTCTGGGCGGCCCGGGCTGGAGTGCGGACGCGGCCGACCTGGCCGCGAGGGTGGCGCGGCACCTGGACCTGCCGGTGGTCACGTCATTCCGCTGCCAGGACTACATTGACAACGCGCATCCGAATTACGGAGGCGTCATCGGCATTGCCCCCAACCCCGCCTTGCGCAGGAAAATACGCGAAGAAGCCGATCTCCTGATCACAATCGGCAGCCGGTTCGGGGAAATGACAACACAGGGCTATTCGCTGATCGACAGCCCCGTCCCGCAAATGCGTTTTGTTCATGTCCATCCCGGTCCGGACGAACTGGGCCACGTCTATGCGCCGGATCTGCCTATCGTATCGGCACCGGACACATTTTTGCAGGCCATGCTGGACCTGCCTGCCGGGACGGGCGGATGGCCGGACTGGACGGCCGGATTCCGGGCCGACTACGACGCCTTTCTCGTTCCGACGGATGTGCCGGGCGAACTCAACATGGCGGAAGTCATCCGCCACGCCTCGACGTCCTTGCCGGCGGACACGATCTACACCAACGGTGCGGGCAACTACACGGTCTGGCTTCACCGGTTCCACAATCATCTGAAGTACCGCACCCAGCTGGCACCGACGAGCGGTTCCATGGGGTACGCGGTGCCTGCGGCGATTGCCGCCAAGCTGCAGCACCGGGACCGCACTGTCGTTTGTCTCGCCGGCGACGGCTGTTTCCTGATGACGGCACAGGAAATGGCAACGGCGGCCCGTTACGGCCTGCCGATCATTTATCTGGTGGTCAACAACGGCATGTATGGCACGATCCGTATGCACCAGGAGCGACACCATCCCGGGCGGGTGATGTCGACCGATCTGACCAACCCCGATTTCGTGACCTATGCCAAGGCCTTCGGTGTTCCCGGCGAGGCGATCACCCGAACGGATCAGTTTGCCGGCGCGCTCGATCGCGCCCGTCAGTCCGAAACCGGATATCTGATCGAACTCAGGGTCGACCCGGAAGCCCTGACCCCCACCCAGTCCCTGTCTGCAGCCCGCAAACAGGGCGAAGCAACCCATAAAGGGTGA
- a CDS encoding NIPSNAP family protein, with amino-acid sequence MIIEQRTYSLQIGAVPEYLKLYEQEGLAIQRPILGRMVGYFSTEIGALHQIVHMWAYKDMNERTERRARLTADPRWKEYVKKTRPLQISQENKILIPAPFSPWATDDPSLDLAAQT; translated from the coding sequence ATGATCATTGAACAACGCACCTACTCACTGCAGATCGGTGCAGTGCCCGAGTATCTGAAGCTCTACGAACAAGAAGGGCTCGCGATCCAGCGTCCGATACTCGGGCGCATGGTCGGCTATTTCTCGACAGAGATCGGCGCCCTTCACCAGATCGTCCATATGTGGGCCTACAAGGACATGAACGAGCGCACGGAGCGCCGCGCGCGCCTGACGGCCGATCCGCGCTGGAAGGAATACGTCAAGAAAACGCGGCCGCTCCAGATCAGTCAGGAAAACAAGATCCTGATACCTGCTCCCTTCAGCCCCTGGGCGACGGACGACCCTTCGCTTGACCTTGCCGCACAAACCTGA
- a CDS encoding glutathione S-transferase N-terminal domain-containing protein codes for MIDLYTWTTPNGRKVSILLEELGVDYEVHPINIGQGDQKSPEFLKISPNNKIPAIVDRDNGLTLMESGAIMWYLAEKYGKFLPNDPLDKIKVMEWLMWQMGGLGPMAGQAHHFLHFNRGKAEYAEERYEAEVQRLYGVLDNQLAGQDYIVGDYSIADMACWPWVSRYEWQQVDLTKYPNVRAWYQRLLAREAVQKGYHVPKVMGEIPAG; via the coding sequence ATGATAGACCTTTACACATGGACAACGCCCAACGGGCGCAAGGTTTCCATTCTTCTGGAAGAACTGGGTGTCGACTATGAAGTTCACCCGATCAACATCGGACAGGGCGACCAGAAATCACCCGAGTTCCTGAAGATCAGCCCGAACAACAAGATCCCCGCGATTGTGGATCGCGACAACGGCCTGACCCTCATGGAGTCTGGCGCGATCATGTGGTATCTTGCTGAAAAATATGGAAAATTTTTGCCGAATGATCCGCTGGACAAAATCAAGGTCATGGAATGGCTGATGTGGCAGATGGGTGGCCTTGGCCCGATGGCCGGTCAGGCCCACCACTTCCTTCATTTCAATCGCGGCAAGGCGGAATATGCCGAAGAACGCTACGAGGCCGAAGTCCAGCGGCTTTACGGCGTGCTCGACAACCAGCTGGCCGGTCAGGACTACATTGTCGGCGACTATTCGATCGCGGACATGGCCTGCTGGCCCTGGGTTTCCCGGTATGAATGGCAGCAGGTCGATCTGACGAAATATCCGAACGTCAGAGCCTGGTACCAGCGCCTGCTTGCGCGCGAAGCCGTGCAAAAGGGCTATCATGTTCCCAAGGTCATGGGGGAGATTCCGGCCGGTTGA
- a CDS encoding aldo/keto reductase, with amino-acid sequence MLGRTGLEVGVAGLGCGGHSRLGQSYGRSFDQSVALVRTAIGAGVTLIDTAAAYGTEEIVGAAVDGCRDEIVLSTKLGIVTPGTTPLGTDYIAGEDFVRLAEDSLRRLRTDHIDVLHLHGVMPGQYDYCRSELVPALLKLREQGKIRYLGLTERFIHDTRHEMLQTALQDDHWDVVMTGFNFLNPSARKSVLPLTREKGVGTLVMFAVRRALGSQDVAEEIMRDLISAGDIDPDSVDPENPLGFLLDPSVAATIIEAAYRFCRHEPGLDVVLTGTGSRNHLRENLAALALPALPPDVLERLEGIFGNVDSVSGN; translated from the coding sequence GTGTTGGGCCGAACCGGACTTGAAGTCGGTGTGGCGGGGCTTGGCTGCGGCGGACACTCCCGCCTGGGTCAGTCCTACGGCCGCAGTTTTGATCAATCGGTCGCCCTGGTCAGGACCGCGATCGGCGCAGGCGTGACCCTGATCGACACGGCGGCGGCCTATGGCACGGAGGAGATCGTCGGCGCGGCCGTCGACGGCTGCCGCGATGAGATTGTCCTGTCGACCAAGCTCGGCATCGTGACACCGGGCACGACTCCTTTGGGAACGGACTATATCGCGGGCGAAGACTTTGTCCGGCTGGCGGAAGACAGCTTGAGGCGTCTCAGGACAGATCACATCGATGTCCTGCACCTGCACGGCGTCATGCCCGGGCAGTACGACTATTGCAGATCGGAACTGGTGCCCGCGCTTCTCAAGCTCCGGGAACAGGGCAAGATACGGTATCTGGGCCTGACGGAGCGCTTCATTCACGACACGCGCCACGAGATGCTTCAGACCGCCCTTCAGGACGATCACTGGGACGTCGTGATGACAGGTTTCAACTTCCTCAATCCCTCCGCCCGGAAATCGGTTCTGCCGCTGACCCGCGAAAAAGGGGTCGGCACCCTGGTCATGTTCGCGGTCCGTCGCGCGCTCGGCAGCCAGGACGTTGCCGAGGAGATCATGCGCGATCTGATTTCGGCCGGTGATATAGATCCGGACAGCGTGGATCCCGAAAATCCGCTGGGGTTTCTGCTGGACCCTTCCGTTGCTGCGACCATCATCGAGGCGGCTTACCGGTTCTGCCGCCACGAGCCCGGTTTGGACGTGGTCCTGACCGGAACGGGCTCCCGGAACCATCTCCGTGAAAACCTTGCGGCGCTGGCTCTGCCCGCTCTGCCCCCCGATGTGCTCGAGCGGCTTGAGGGCATTTTCGGAAACGTCGACAGCGTGTCGGGAAACTAG
- the nanR gene encoding transcriptional regulator NanR, which yields MQKLANSAKRDVMSTPNTPIKRRKLSDDVQDRLLEIIRGPDYAPGDLLPSERELMRAYSVGRPAIREAMQNLARMGLIEIRHGERPKVAEPSLNKTIDQLGDTMRHLLRHSPADLAHLKEARSVFETQMARIAAEKRHPEDISRLVRIVDKQEELSNNPDLFLERDGTFHRAIAEISGNPIFSSLSEAMFGWLAHFHIDLVRKPGLEKLTIKEHRDIIDAIADRDEQRAAKAMTDHLNRANALYHRSHDDFSDQSE from the coding sequence TTGCAAAAGTTGGCCAATTCGGCAAAAAGAGATGTAATGAGTACACCAAATACACCCATTAAGCGGCGGAAGCTTTCCGATGACGTCCAGGACCGGTTGCTGGAGATCATCCGCGGTCCTGACTATGCACCAGGTGATCTGCTGCCTTCCGAAAGGGAGTTGATGCGTGCCTATTCCGTCGGCCGTCCTGCCATCAGGGAGGCAATGCAAAATCTTGCGCGCATGGGGCTCATCGAGATCCGCCACGGCGAGCGGCCCAAGGTTGCAGAACCGTCACTGAACAAGACGATAGACCAGCTTGGCGACACGATGCGGCATTTGCTGCGCCACTCGCCTGCCGATCTTGCGCATCTGAAAGAAGCACGCAGCGTCTTCGAGACACAAATGGCGCGGATTGCCGCGGAGAAACGGCATCCGGAAGATATCTCGAGACTGGTTCGAATAGTTGATAAACAAGAAGAATTGAGCAATAACCCGGACCTGTTTCTGGAGCGCGACGGTACCTTTCATAGGGCGATTGCCGAGATTTCCGGCAATCCGATTTTTTCGTCGTTGAGCGAAGCAATGTTCGGGTGGCTGGCGCATTTCCACATTGATCTGGTTCGCAAGCCCGGACTTGAGAAACTGACAATCAAGGAGCATCGGGACATCATTGATGCGATTGCTGACCGCGATGAACAGCGGGCAGCCAAGGCAATGACCGATCATCTCAATCGCGCCAATGCACTTTATCATCGCAGCCACGACGATTTCTCCGATCAATCCGAATAA
- a CDS encoding ribulose-bisphosphate carboxylase large subunit family protein yields MTGKPEIASVERIEADYRIETTVDPEAAVDAMAGEQSSGTFLAVPGETAELKERSAARVERLEMIEFDGQPSLPGAARGDGVARRALVTLSWPLDNIGPSLPNLMATVAGNLFELKQFSGLRITDLRLPRAFADRYSGPKFGIEGTRRLSGVHDRPLIGTIIKPSIGLDVAATADLTRALCDADIDFIKDDELQSDGRVCPFDARAEAVLRHVNETAERTGRKPMFALNVTGELDEMRRRHDRTLALGGTCIMVSLNAIGLIGLIELAKHSQLPIHAHRNGWGYLSRHPMLGWSYVAWQKIWRLAGADHMHVNGLDNKFCEENESVIRSAKTCLTPIFQEKPCVAMPVFSSGQSAKQAPATFSALNSPDLIYAAGGGIMAHPDGPAAGVASLRQAWQAAMEGTSLTDFALGRPELAKALETYSA; encoded by the coding sequence GTGACCGGCAAACCGGAAATCGCGTCCGTCGAACGCATAGAAGCGGACTATCGGATTGAAACCACCGTTGATCCGGAGGCCGCAGTTGACGCCATGGCGGGGGAGCAGTCTTCCGGGACCTTTCTCGCCGTGCCCGGTGAAACCGCGGAGTTGAAGGAGCGGTCTGCCGCGAGGGTTGAAAGGCTTGAAATGATCGAATTCGACGGTCAGCCGTCCTTGCCGGGCGCCGCAAGAGGCGATGGCGTGGCCCGGCGTGCCCTCGTTACCTTGTCCTGGCCGCTCGACAACATCGGTCCATCGCTTCCGAATCTGATGGCGACCGTCGCCGGCAACCTATTCGAGCTCAAGCAGTTTTCAGGATTGCGGATAACCGACCTCCGCCTGCCCCGGGCCTTTGCCGACAGGTACTCCGGACCGAAATTCGGCATCGAAGGAACACGCCGCCTTAGCGGGGTCCATGACCGGCCTTTGATCGGCACAATCATCAAACCGAGTATTGGCCTTGATGTCGCGGCGACGGCTGATCTGACGCGCGCCCTGTGTGATGCGGATATCGACTTTATCAAGGACGATGAGTTGCAGTCCGACGGCCGCGTGTGTCCATTCGATGCGCGCGCCGAAGCCGTGCTCCGGCATGTCAACGAGACCGCCGAGCGGACCGGACGGAAACCGATGTTCGCCCTGAACGTCACCGGCGAGCTTGACGAAATGCGACGGCGGCATGACAGAACCCTTGCGCTGGGCGGCACCTGCATAATGGTCAGCCTCAACGCCATCGGTCTGATCGGGCTGATCGAGTTGGCAAAACACAGTCAGTTGCCGATCCATGCACACCGCAATGGCTGGGGCTACCTTTCCCGGCATCCCATGCTCGGCTGGTCCTATGTGGCCTGGCAGAAAATCTGGCGGCTCGCCGGTGCCGACCACATGCATGTCAACGGTCTGGACAACAAGTTCTGCGAGGAAAACGAGAGTGTGATCCGGTCGGCGAAGACCTGCCTCACGCCGATTTTCCAGGAAAAACCGTGTGTGGCAATGCCGGTTTTTTCCTCGGGTCAATCCGCGAAGCAAGCGCCTGCTACGTTCTCCGCGTTGAACTCGCCGGATCTTATCTACGCAGCGGGTGGTGGCATCATGGCCCATCCGGACGGACCGGCGGCAGGTGTCGCAAGCCTCAGACAGGCCTGGCAGGCCGCGATGGAAGGCACGTCCTTGACGGACTTTGCGCTTGGTCGCCCGGAGCTCGCGAAGGCCCTGGAGACCTATTCGGCATGA
- a CDS encoding four-carbon acid sugar kinase family protein, with the protein MTAQSKAQLPEGTLVSWYGDDFTGAAAVMEVLTFSGLPAVLFLDIPTAPLLQRFKGYRGIGIAGAARSYPPDWMETNLPAAFAAMAATGAPINHYKICSTLDSSPFVGSVGRAVELAGPVLGGTWYPLIVAAPQIGRYQAFGNLFARAGKSTFRLDRHPTMSEHPVTPMHEADVRLHLRQQTQIPIGLIDIEAVSSRTGQSTFEEERAKGKVLLAIDVLDERSLIEAGRLIWKNRGEKLLAVGSQGVEYALTAYWQDRGLLAAGELRERLEPVDKLVAVSGSCSPVTADQISNATENGFTGLRIDPARAVETRAWENELGRVSDEAFAAICAGRDPLIYTALGPEDPATVSFFEAATASGRSLQDINAAVGSGLGTLLRRLMEQTGTRRAVIAGGDTSSHATKELGVCALTALSLISPGASICAAHPADLSNETFEIALKGGQMGERDYFSQVKNGGI; encoded by the coding sequence ATGACCGCTCAATCGAAAGCGCAATTGCCCGAAGGCACGCTCGTCTCCTGGTACGGCGACGACTTTACCGGTGCAGCGGCTGTCATGGAGGTGCTGACATTCTCCGGCCTACCGGCGGTTCTGTTTCTCGACATTCCGACTGCACCCCTGCTGCAACGGTTCAAGGGATATCGCGGTATCGGCATTGCGGGCGCGGCTCGTTCCTACCCGCCGGACTGGATGGAGACCAATCTGCCGGCTGCCTTTGCAGCAATGGCGGCCACCGGCGCGCCGATCAACCACTACAAAATCTGTTCCACCCTAGATTCGTCACCGTTCGTCGGTTCAGTCGGGCGTGCTGTTGAACTCGCCGGACCTGTGCTTGGCGGTACCTGGTACCCGCTCATCGTTGCCGCCCCGCAGATCGGACGCTACCAGGCATTTGGCAATCTGTTCGCTCGCGCAGGGAAGAGCACGTTCAGGCTCGACCGGCATCCGACGATGAGCGAGCACCCTGTTACACCCATGCACGAGGCGGATGTTCGCCTCCATCTGCGGCAGCAAACCCAAATTCCGATCGGTCTTATCGACATCGAGGCAGTCAGTTCCCGAACCGGACAATCCACCTTTGAGGAAGAGCGCGCCAAGGGAAAAGTGCTGCTTGCCATAGACGTTCTGGACGAGAGATCCTTGATCGAAGCAGGGCGCTTAATCTGGAAAAACCGTGGCGAAAAGTTGCTCGCGGTCGGCTCACAGGGGGTCGAATATGCGCTCACCGCCTATTGGCAGGACCGCGGCCTCCTCGCTGCCGGCGAGCTGAGAGAAAGGCTGGAGCCGGTTGACAAGCTCGTGGCGGTTTCCGGTTCCTGTTCTCCGGTGACAGCCGATCAGATTTCAAACGCGACTGAAAACGGCTTTACCGGATTGCGCATTGACCCGGCCCGCGCTGTTGAAACGCGCGCCTGGGAAAATGAGCTTGGAAGAGTGTCTGATGAAGCGTTTGCCGCAATCTGCGCCGGCAGGGATCCACTCATTTATACGGCTCTTGGCCCTGAAGATCCCGCAACTGTCTCATTTTTTGAGGCTGCCACGGCTTCCGGCCGGTCTTTGCAGGACATCAACGCTGCAGTTGGTTCCGGTCTCGGAACGCTCCTGCGCAGGCTGATGGAACAGACAGGCACAAGACGCGCTGTGATTGCCGGAGGCGATACCTCCAGCCATGCAACGAAAGAACTTGGGGTGTGCGCGCTGACTGCGCTTTCCCTCATTTCACCCGGTGCATCGATCTGCGCGGCACACCCGGCAGATCTTTCGAACGAGACATTCGAAATTGCGCTGAAGGGCGGGCAGATGGGTGAGCGCGATTATTTCAGCCAGGTGAAAAATGGCGGGATCTAG